A single Brassica rapa cultivar Chiifu-401-42 chromosome A04, CAAS_Brap_v3.01, whole genome shotgun sequence DNA region contains:
- the LOC103863590 gene encoding receptor-like protein 48 isoform X1, with amino-acid sequence MNVKKYSTDLKSPTSPFSHINNKIKENKQKKHDALSLHKGDLENQALNSSLYMHLCRPYQKDALLEFKNEFHYNVMAGKTESWRNNTDCCSWKGISCDPKTGNVVELDLQDSFLNGPLRSNSSLFRLQHLQTLDLGLNNLTGILPASISNLKYLRNLTLYNCNLFGKIPSSLGNLSYLTDLDLSVNDFNGELPGSVGYLNRLTELRLVSANLSGKIPLALLNLSELTWIDLRSNKFEGMLPSNMSSLSKLIYFEISGNSFSGSVPPSLFMIPTLVDLDLGRNDFTGPLEIGDISSPSKLRVLYLGENNFNGPVPRSLSKLASLVSLDLSFWNTRRGNVDFTIFLHLKSLKLLHLSNMNTKTMVDLSLLSHLMSLGDLDLSGINLKINPTLNLPSPIKFLALSSCSIAEFPKFIQSQTRLIYLDISANQIEGQVPEWLWKLPVLWYVNISQNSFNGFKGSEDVIQKSAKVMLDISSNTFQNPFPLLPVSLMYFSCSDNRFPGEISREICKLVYLDTLVLSNNNFNGSIPRCFEYFNTTLSVLNLRNNSISGVFPAESICVYLRSLDVGHNKISGELPKSLINCTRLEFLNVEDNMFNDKFPFWLRLLPNLQILVLRSNHFHGKIFSSGASLIFPKLRIFDISRNLFTGVLPSDYFAGWSAMSSDVGIVDSTPDRILGRGSGFYHRSVALTNKGLNMELVGSGFKIYKSIDVSGNRIEGDIPTSIGLLKELIVLNMSNNVFTGGIPPSLASLTNLQSLDLSQNRLSGEIPPELGKLTFLARMNFSYNMLEGPIPQGTQIQSQNSSSFGENPGLCGFPLEETCGGNEEEATKKEEDEEKEEKDQVISWISAAIGYVPGVLGGLAIGHILHSYKFGWFMSIFHYFT; translated from the exons ATGAATGTAAAAAAGTATTCCACGGATCTAAAGTCACCAACGTCACCCTTTTCACACATCAACAACAAaatcaaagaaaacaaacaaaaaaaacacgaCGCACTTAGTCTTCACAAGGGAGACTTGGAAAATCAAGCTTTAAATTCCTCCTTATATAT GCACTTGTGTCGTCCATACCAGAAAGATGCTCTTTTGGAGTTTAAGAACGAGTTCCACTACAATGTGATGGCTGGGAAGACAGAGAGCTGGAGGAACAACACTGATTGCTGTTCTTGGAAAGGCATATCATGCGATCCTAAGACGGGCAATGTCGTGGAGTTAGACCTCCAAGACAGTTTTCTCAATGGCCCTTTGAGATCAAATAGTAGTCTGTTCAGGTTACAACATCTTCAGACCCTGGATCTTGGCTTGAATAATCTTACAGGTATTCTACCAGCTTCCATCAGCAATCTCAAATATCTAAGGAATTTGACACTTTACAATTGCAATCTCTTTGGAAAGATTCCTTCTTCACTTGGAAATCTTTCTTATCTCACTGATCTTGATCTCTCGGTTAATGATTTCAATGGTGAACTACCCGGTTCAGTGGGGTACCTGAACCGGCTAACAGAGTTGCGACTAGTGTCGGCCAATCTCAGTGGGAAAATTCCTCTTGCACTACTCAATTTGAGTGAGCTCACTTGGATCGACCTTCGTTCTAACAAGTTCGAAGGTATGCTTCCATCTAACATGAGTAGCCTCTCCAAACTGATTTATTTTGAGATTTCGGGAAACTCATTTTCCGGTTCTGTTCCGCCGTCTCTCTTCATGATCCCTACGTTGGTTGATCTTGATTTGGGGAGAAACGACTTCACCGGTCCTCTCGAGATCGGGGACATCTCATCACCCTCTAAACTTCGTGTTTTATACCTTGGAGAAAACAATTTCAATGGTCCAGTCCCAAGATCCTTGTCAAAACTAGCCAGCCTCGTGTCCCTTGACCTCTCTTTCTGGAACACAAGGAGGGGCAACGTGGATTTCACCATTTTCTTGCATCTCAAGTCACTTAAGTTACTTCACCTCTCTAATATGAATACCAAAACTATGGTTGACTTGAGTCTTCTCTCACATCTCATGTCACTTGGTGACTTGGATCTTTCAGGGATTAATTTGAAGATCAATCCAACTCTCAATCTTCCCTCGCCCATAAAATTCTTGGCTTTATCATCATGCAGTATTGCTGAGTTTCCCAAGTTTATACAATCCCAAACCAGATTGATCTACTTAGACATTTCCGCCAATCAAATTGAAGGCCAAGTACCAGAGTGGCTATGGAAGCTGCCAGTGTTGTGGTACGTGAACATTTCTCAGAACTCCTTCAACGGTTTTAAAGGATCAGAAGACGTTATTCAAAAAAGTGCAAAAGTAATGCTTGATATAAGTTCAAACACATTCCAAAATCCGTTTCCTTTGTTGCCAGTGTCTCTGATGTACTTCTCATGCTCTGATAACCGGTTTCCGGGGGAGATATCTAGAGAGATATGCAAATTGGTTTATCTTGATACACTTGTTTTGTCCAACAACAACTTCAATGGTTCTATTCCTCGGTGTTTTGAGTATTTCAATACTACTCTTTCGGTGCTGAATCTTCGGAACAATAGTATCTCTGGTGTTTTTCCAGCGGAGTCTATATGTGTTTACTTGCGATCACTTGATGTTGGTCACAACAAGATATCCGGAGAACTTCCAAAGTCTCTAATCAACTGCACTCGTCTCGAGTTTCTTAACGTAGAAGACAACATGTTCAATGACAAGTTTCCATTCTGGTTGAGGTTATTACCCAATCTACAAATTTTAGTCCTTCGCTCTAACCATTTCCATGGCAAAATATTTTCTTCTGGTGCTTCTTTGATTTTTCCCAAGCTGCGAATATTTGACATTTCAAGAAATCTCTTCACTGGAGTCTTGCCTTCAGATTACTTTGCGGGTTGGAGTGCAATGTCATCAGATGTAGGAATTGTAGATAGTACACCGGATAGGATATTGGGACGTGGCTCTGGTTTCTATCATAGGTCGGTAGCTCTAACAAACAAAGGGTTAAATATGGAGCTGGTTGGGAGTGGTTTCAAAATCTACAAAAGCATTGATGTCTCTGGAAACAGGATCGAAGGAGATATTCCGACATCCATCGGCTTACTCAAAGAACTCATTGTGCTAAACATGTCAAACAACGTTTTCACTGGCGGCATTCCACCATCCCTGGCGAGCTTGACCAATCTCCAATCATTGGATCTATCTCAAAACAGATTATCTGGTGAAATTCCACCAGAGCTTGGGAAGCTCACGTTTCTTGCGCGGATGAACTTCTCATACAACATGCTTGAAGGTCCAATTCCACAGGGCACTCAGATTCAAAGCCAGAATAGTTCTTCATTTGGAGAGAATCCCGGGCTCTGCGGTTTTCCTCTCGAAGAAACCTGTGGAGGAAATGAGGAAGAAGCTACTAAgaaagaggaagatgaagaaaaggaagaaaaagatCAAGTAATAAGCTGGATTTCAGCTGCAATAGGCTACGTACCTGGTGTGCTAGGTGGACTCGCCATTGGCCATATCCTGCACTCATATAAATTTGGCTGGTTCATGAGCATCTTTCACTATTTTACTTAA
- the LOC103863589 gene encoding protein ECERIFERUM 26, which yields MGRSQEKGQGPIYNMRLSTVGATRATETGAIHEPTGLDLAMKLHYLKAAYIYSPELASDLSVTHVKEAMFKLFDQIAWTTGRLWRRDSGRPYIKCNDCGARFVEGECNFTVEEWLSKPDRSVDEFLVYHQPVGPELPFSPLIYVQMTRFKCRGLALGMSWANIMGDSFSLFYAFNLWVKVLSGEKIYAPETSIIDRRFQNPNPTVKDPESIKQVDPVGDLWITPNNKKMASCCFNLTAADQMSPHFPANGDDQIPVFEALAAIIWKSIAKVREDPEPLTVTIIRKDPNDLKPIRSIRNSQMISSVHVDFPVAEATVEELVRCMERATDERCGIDEIGESCDGSLDFIVYGAKLTFMDLSEVDLYEAKVMGKSPESVYYNVEGIGEEGLVVVYAAAKSEERVVTMTLPEEEMERVKSEFKKCGLIAP from the exons ATGGGTCGATCTCAAGAAAAGGGTCAGGGTCCGATATACAACATGAGGTTATCGACGGTGGGTGCAACCAGAGCGACAGAAACTGGTGCGATCCATGAACCAACCGGTTTAGATCTTGCTATGAAGCTCCACTATCTCAAGGCAGCTTACATTTACTCGCCCGAGTTGGCTAGTGACTTGAGCGTGACACACGTGAAGGAGGCTATGTTCAAGCTGTTCGACCAGATCGCATGGACCACAGGAAGGTTATGGCGGAGAGACTCGGGGCGTCCGTATATCAAATGCAACGACTGTGGTGCGCGTTTCGTCGAAGGTGAATGCAATTTCACAGTGGAAGAGTGGCTTAGTAAACCGGACCGGTCAGTTGATGAGTTTTTGGTTTACCATCAACCTGTTGGACCGGAGTTGCCTTTCTCTCCTCTGATCTATGTTCAG ATGACCCGGTTTAAGTGCAGAGGATTAGCTTTGGGCATGAGCTGGGCCAACATCATGGGAGATTCATTCTCTTTATTCTATGCCTTCAACTTATGGGTGAAGGTCCTTTCAGGGGAAAAAATCTATGCCCCGGAAACTTCTATTATAGACAGAAGGTTTCAGAATCCAAATCCAACGGTTAAGGACCCGGAATCAATAAAACAGGTTGACCCGGTTGGAGATCTCTGGATCACTCCAAACAACAAGAAAATGGCGAGTTGCTGTTTCAACCTCACCGCCGCCGACCAGATGTCACCACATTTTCCGGCGAACGGAGATGATCAGATTCCGGTGTTCGAGGCTCTCGCCGCAATCATATGGAAAAGCATAGCTAAGGTTAGGGAAGATCCAGAGCCTTTAACTGTTACGATCATCAGAAAGGATCCGAACGATCTTAAACCTATCAGATCGATTCGAAACAGTCAGATGATAAGCTCCGTACACGTGGATTTTCCGGTGGCTGAAGCGACTGTGGAAGAGTTAGTGAGATGTATGGAGAGAGCGACGGACGAGAGATGTGGAATCGATGAGATCGGAGAGAGCTGTGATGGGAGTTTGgattttattgtttacggagCGAAGTTGACGTTTATGGATTTGAGTGAAGTCGATTTGTATGAGGCCAAAGTGATGGGGAAGTCGCCGGAATCAGTGTACTATAATGTTGAGGGGATAGGGGAGGAGGGATTGGTAGTTGTTTACGCGGCGGCGAAATCGGAGGAGAGGGTTGTGACGATGACGTTGCCGGAGGAGGAGATGGAGAGGGTAAAATCGGAATTCAAGAAATGTGGTTTGATCGCGCCGTGA
- the LOC103863590 gene encoding receptor-like protein 48 isoform X2 translates to MPSFSERTMMIWSLCLIISLSNRILVIASSSRHLCRPYQKDALLEFKNEFHYNVMAGKTESWRNNTDCCSWKGISCDPKTGNVVELDLQDSFLNGPLRSNSSLFRLQHLQTLDLGLNNLTGILPASISNLKYLRNLTLYNCNLFGKIPSSLGNLSYLTDLDLSVNDFNGELPGSVGYLNRLTELRLVSANLSGKIPLALLNLSELTWIDLRSNKFEGMLPSNMSSLSKLIYFEISGNSFSGSVPPSLFMIPTLVDLDLGRNDFTGPLEIGDISSPSKLRVLYLGENNFNGPVPRSLSKLASLVSLDLSFWNTRRGNVDFTIFLHLKSLKLLHLSNMNTKTMVDLSLLSHLMSLGDLDLSGINLKINPTLNLPSPIKFLALSSCSIAEFPKFIQSQTRLIYLDISANQIEGQVPEWLWKLPVLWYVNISQNSFNGFKGSEDVIQKSAKVMLDISSNTFQNPFPLLPVSLMYFSCSDNRFPGEISREICKLVYLDTLVLSNNNFNGSIPRCFEYFNTTLSVLNLRNNSISGVFPAESICVYLRSLDVGHNKISGELPKSLINCTRLEFLNVEDNMFNDKFPFWLRLLPNLQILVLRSNHFHGKIFSSGASLIFPKLRIFDISRNLFTGVLPSDYFAGWSAMSSDVGIVDSTPDRILGRGSGFYHRSVALTNKGLNMELVGSGFKIYKSIDVSGNRIEGDIPTSIGLLKELIVLNMSNNVFTGGIPPSLASLTNLQSLDLSQNRLSGEIPPELGKLTFLARMNFSYNMLEGPIPQGTQIQSQNSSSFGENPGLCGFPLEETCGGNEEEATKKEEDEEKEEKDQVISWISAAIGYVPGVLGGLAIGHILHSYKFGWFMSIFHYFT, encoded by the coding sequence ATGCCCTCTTTTAGTGAGAGGACGATGATGATATGGAGCTTGTGTTTAATCATTTCTCTTTCTAACAGAATACTTGTTATTGCTTCTTCTTCTAGGCACTTGTGTCGTCCATACCAGAAAGATGCTCTTTTGGAGTTTAAGAACGAGTTCCACTACAATGTGATGGCTGGGAAGACAGAGAGCTGGAGGAACAACACTGATTGCTGTTCTTGGAAAGGCATATCATGCGATCCTAAGACGGGCAATGTCGTGGAGTTAGACCTCCAAGACAGTTTTCTCAATGGCCCTTTGAGATCAAATAGTAGTCTGTTCAGGTTACAACATCTTCAGACCCTGGATCTTGGCTTGAATAATCTTACAGGTATTCTACCAGCTTCCATCAGCAATCTCAAATATCTAAGGAATTTGACACTTTACAATTGCAATCTCTTTGGAAAGATTCCTTCTTCACTTGGAAATCTTTCTTATCTCACTGATCTTGATCTCTCGGTTAATGATTTCAATGGTGAACTACCCGGTTCAGTGGGGTACCTGAACCGGCTAACAGAGTTGCGACTAGTGTCGGCCAATCTCAGTGGGAAAATTCCTCTTGCACTACTCAATTTGAGTGAGCTCACTTGGATCGACCTTCGTTCTAACAAGTTCGAAGGTATGCTTCCATCTAACATGAGTAGCCTCTCCAAACTGATTTATTTTGAGATTTCGGGAAACTCATTTTCCGGTTCTGTTCCGCCGTCTCTCTTCATGATCCCTACGTTGGTTGATCTTGATTTGGGGAGAAACGACTTCACCGGTCCTCTCGAGATCGGGGACATCTCATCACCCTCTAAACTTCGTGTTTTATACCTTGGAGAAAACAATTTCAATGGTCCAGTCCCAAGATCCTTGTCAAAACTAGCCAGCCTCGTGTCCCTTGACCTCTCTTTCTGGAACACAAGGAGGGGCAACGTGGATTTCACCATTTTCTTGCATCTCAAGTCACTTAAGTTACTTCACCTCTCTAATATGAATACCAAAACTATGGTTGACTTGAGTCTTCTCTCACATCTCATGTCACTTGGTGACTTGGATCTTTCAGGGATTAATTTGAAGATCAATCCAACTCTCAATCTTCCCTCGCCCATAAAATTCTTGGCTTTATCATCATGCAGTATTGCTGAGTTTCCCAAGTTTATACAATCCCAAACCAGATTGATCTACTTAGACATTTCCGCCAATCAAATTGAAGGCCAAGTACCAGAGTGGCTATGGAAGCTGCCAGTGTTGTGGTACGTGAACATTTCTCAGAACTCCTTCAACGGTTTTAAAGGATCAGAAGACGTTATTCAAAAAAGTGCAAAAGTAATGCTTGATATAAGTTCAAACACATTCCAAAATCCGTTTCCTTTGTTGCCAGTGTCTCTGATGTACTTCTCATGCTCTGATAACCGGTTTCCGGGGGAGATATCTAGAGAGATATGCAAATTGGTTTATCTTGATACACTTGTTTTGTCCAACAACAACTTCAATGGTTCTATTCCTCGGTGTTTTGAGTATTTCAATACTACTCTTTCGGTGCTGAATCTTCGGAACAATAGTATCTCTGGTGTTTTTCCAGCGGAGTCTATATGTGTTTACTTGCGATCACTTGATGTTGGTCACAACAAGATATCCGGAGAACTTCCAAAGTCTCTAATCAACTGCACTCGTCTCGAGTTTCTTAACGTAGAAGACAACATGTTCAATGACAAGTTTCCATTCTGGTTGAGGTTATTACCCAATCTACAAATTTTAGTCCTTCGCTCTAACCATTTCCATGGCAAAATATTTTCTTCTGGTGCTTCTTTGATTTTTCCCAAGCTGCGAATATTTGACATTTCAAGAAATCTCTTCACTGGAGTCTTGCCTTCAGATTACTTTGCGGGTTGGAGTGCAATGTCATCAGATGTAGGAATTGTAGATAGTACACCGGATAGGATATTGGGACGTGGCTCTGGTTTCTATCATAGGTCGGTAGCTCTAACAAACAAAGGGTTAAATATGGAGCTGGTTGGGAGTGGTTTCAAAATCTACAAAAGCATTGATGTCTCTGGAAACAGGATCGAAGGAGATATTCCGACATCCATCGGCTTACTCAAAGAACTCATTGTGCTAAACATGTCAAACAACGTTTTCACTGGCGGCATTCCACCATCCCTGGCGAGCTTGACCAATCTCCAATCATTGGATCTATCTCAAAACAGATTATCTGGTGAAATTCCACCAGAGCTTGGGAAGCTCACGTTTCTTGCGCGGATGAACTTCTCATACAACATGCTTGAAGGTCCAATTCCACAGGGCACTCAGATTCAAAGCCAGAATAGTTCTTCATTTGGAGAGAATCCCGGGCTCTGCGGTTTTCCTCTCGAAGAAACCTGTGGAGGAAATGAGGAAGAAGCTACTAAgaaagaggaagatgaagaaaaggaagaaaaagatCAAGTAATAAGCTGGATTTCAGCTGCAATAGGCTACGTACCTGGTGTGCTAGGTGGACTCGCCATTGGCCATATCCTGCACTCATATAAATTTGGCTGGTTCATGAGCATCTTTCACTATTTTACTTAA
- the LOC103863588 gene encoding chaperone protein dnaJ 20, chloroplastic, with amino-acid sequence MRCYKGSSILATGHHPFVYKRPISSLPASFPSTTLSYPTRNRFLSTGIQARLIHDDPVKQSEDLSFYDLLGVTESVSLPEIKQAYKQLARKYHPDVSPPDRVEEYTDRFIRVQEAYETLSDPSRRVLYDRDLSMGFSFSFSGRRRNRYHEEVVEEKSEWKKKWQTQLSGLKKRSNQRDNNSMSWAARMRRQHHTSEDASA; translated from the exons ATGAGATGTTACAAAGGATCATCCATTCTCGCCACCGGTCATCACCCATTTGTCTATAAACGACCAATCTCCTCTCTACCCGCTTCTTTCCCTTCTACTACCCTCTCTTACCCAACCCGAAACCGTTTCTTATCAACCGGGATCCAAGCCCGTCTCATTCACGACGACCCAGTAAAGCAATCGGAGGATCTGAGCTTCTACGATCTCCTCGGCGTCACCGAATCTGTTAGTCTCCCTGAAATCAAACAGGCGTACAAACAGCTTGCTCGAAAGTATCATCCCGATGTATCGCCGCCGGATCGGGTCGAGGAATACACAGATCGGTTTATTAGGGTTCAAGAAGCTTACGAGACTCTCTCGGATCCTAGCCGGAGAGTTCTCTACGACAGAGATTTGTCTATGGGATTCTCATTTTCGTTCTCAGGACGACGCCGGAATCGATACCATGAG GAAGTGGTGGAAGAGAAGAGTGAGTGGAAGAAAAAATGGCAAACTCAGCTCTCAGGGCTAAAGAAAAGAAGCAATCAAAGAGACAACAACTCAATGTCTTGGGCTGCTAGAATGCGCCGTCAACATCACACGTCTGAAGATGCTTCTGCTTAA
- the LOC103863590 gene encoding receptor-like protein 48 isoform X3 translates to MNVKKYSTDLKSPTSPFSHINNKIKENKQKKHDALSLHKGDLENQALNSSLYMHLCRPYQKDALLEFKNEFHYNVMAGKTESWRNNTDCCSWKGISCDPKTGNVVELDLQDSFLNGPLRSNSSLFRLQHLQTLDLGLNNLTVGYLNRLTELRLVSANLSGKIPLALLNLSELTWIDLRSNKFEGMLPSNMSSLSKLIYFEISGNSFSGSVPPSLFMIPTLVDLDLGRNDFTGPLEIGDISSPSKLRVLYLGENNFNGPVPRSLSKLASLVSLDLSFWNTRRGNVDFTIFLHLKSLKLLHLSNMNTKTMVDLSLLSHLMSLGDLDLSGINLKINPTLNLPSPIKFLALSSCSIAEFPKFIQSQTRLIYLDISANQIEGQVPEWLWKLPVLWYVNISQNSFNGFKGSEDVIQKSAKVMLDISSNTFQNPFPLLPVSLMYFSCSDNRFPGEISREICKLVYLDTLVLSNNNFNGSIPRCFEYFNTTLSVLNLRNNSISGVFPAESICVYLRSLDVGHNKISGELPKSLINCTRLEFLNVEDNMFNDKFPFWLRLLPNLQILVLRSNHFHGKIFSSGASLIFPKLRIFDISRNLFTGVLPSDYFAGWSAMSSDVGIVDSTPDRILGRGSGFYHRSVALTNKGLNMELVGSGFKIYKSIDVSGNRIEGDIPTSIGLLKELIVLNMSNNVFTGGIPPSLASLTNLQSLDLSQNRLSGEIPPELGKLTFLARMNFSYNMLEGPIPQGTQIQSQNSSSFGENPGLCGFPLEETCGGNEEEATKKEEDEEKEEKDQVISWISAAIGYVPGVLGGLAIGHILHSYKFGWFMSIFHYFT, encoded by the exons ATGAATGTAAAAAAGTATTCCACGGATCTAAAGTCACCAACGTCACCCTTTTCACACATCAACAACAAaatcaaagaaaacaaacaaaaaaaacacgaCGCACTTAGTCTTCACAAGGGAGACTTGGAAAATCAAGCTTTAAATTCCTCCTTATATAT GCACTTGTGTCGTCCATACCAGAAAGATGCTCTTTTGGAGTTTAAGAACGAGTTCCACTACAATGTGATGGCTGGGAAGACAGAGAGCTGGAGGAACAACACTGATTGCTGTTCTTGGAAAGGCATATCATGCGATCCTAAGACGGGCAATGTCGTGGAGTTAGACCTCCAAGACAGTTTTCTCAATGGCCCTTTGAGATCAAATAGTAGTCTGTTCAGGTTACAACATCTTCAGACCCTGGATCTTGGCTTGAATAATCTTACAG TGGGGTACCTGAACCGGCTAACAGAGTTGCGACTAGTGTCGGCCAATCTCAGTGGGAAAATTCCTCTTGCACTACTCAATTTGAGTGAGCTCACTTGGATCGACCTTCGTTCTAACAAGTTCGAAGGTATGCTTCCATCTAACATGAGTAGCCTCTCCAAACTGATTTATTTTGAGATTTCGGGAAACTCATTTTCCGGTTCTGTTCCGCCGTCTCTCTTCATGATCCCTACGTTGGTTGATCTTGATTTGGGGAGAAACGACTTCACCGGTCCTCTCGAGATCGGGGACATCTCATCACCCTCTAAACTTCGTGTTTTATACCTTGGAGAAAACAATTTCAATGGTCCAGTCCCAAGATCCTTGTCAAAACTAGCCAGCCTCGTGTCCCTTGACCTCTCTTTCTGGAACACAAGGAGGGGCAACGTGGATTTCACCATTTTCTTGCATCTCAAGTCACTTAAGTTACTTCACCTCTCTAATATGAATACCAAAACTATGGTTGACTTGAGTCTTCTCTCACATCTCATGTCACTTGGTGACTTGGATCTTTCAGGGATTAATTTGAAGATCAATCCAACTCTCAATCTTCCCTCGCCCATAAAATTCTTGGCTTTATCATCATGCAGTATTGCTGAGTTTCCCAAGTTTATACAATCCCAAACCAGATTGATCTACTTAGACATTTCCGCCAATCAAATTGAAGGCCAAGTACCAGAGTGGCTATGGAAGCTGCCAGTGTTGTGGTACGTGAACATTTCTCAGAACTCCTTCAACGGTTTTAAAGGATCAGAAGACGTTATTCAAAAAAGTGCAAAAGTAATGCTTGATATAAGTTCAAACACATTCCAAAATCCGTTTCCTTTGTTGCCAGTGTCTCTGATGTACTTCTCATGCTCTGATAACCGGTTTCCGGGGGAGATATCTAGAGAGATATGCAAATTGGTTTATCTTGATACACTTGTTTTGTCCAACAACAACTTCAATGGTTCTATTCCTCGGTGTTTTGAGTATTTCAATACTACTCTTTCGGTGCTGAATCTTCGGAACAATAGTATCTCTGGTGTTTTTCCAGCGGAGTCTATATGTGTTTACTTGCGATCACTTGATGTTGGTCACAACAAGATATCCGGAGAACTTCCAAAGTCTCTAATCAACTGCACTCGTCTCGAGTTTCTTAACGTAGAAGACAACATGTTCAATGACAAGTTTCCATTCTGGTTGAGGTTATTACCCAATCTACAAATTTTAGTCCTTCGCTCTAACCATTTCCATGGCAAAATATTTTCTTCTGGTGCTTCTTTGATTTTTCCCAAGCTGCGAATATTTGACATTTCAAGAAATCTCTTCACTGGAGTCTTGCCTTCAGATTACTTTGCGGGTTGGAGTGCAATGTCATCAGATGTAGGAATTGTAGATAGTACACCGGATAGGATATTGGGACGTGGCTCTGGTTTCTATCATAGGTCGGTAGCTCTAACAAACAAAGGGTTAAATATGGAGCTGGTTGGGAGTGGTTTCAAAATCTACAAAAGCATTGATGTCTCTGGAAACAGGATCGAAGGAGATATTCCGACATCCATCGGCTTACTCAAAGAACTCATTGTGCTAAACATGTCAAACAACGTTTTCACTGGCGGCATTCCACCATCCCTGGCGAGCTTGACCAATCTCCAATCATTGGATCTATCTCAAAACAGATTATCTGGTGAAATTCCACCAGAGCTTGGGAAGCTCACGTTTCTTGCGCGGATGAACTTCTCATACAACATGCTTGAAGGTCCAATTCCACAGGGCACTCAGATTCAAAGCCAGAATAGTTCTTCATTTGGAGAGAATCCCGGGCTCTGCGGTTTTCCTCTCGAAGAAACCTGTGGAGGAAATGAGGAAGAAGCTACTAAgaaagaggaagatgaagaaaaggaagaaaaagatCAAGTAATAAGCTGGATTTCAGCTGCAATAGGCTACGTACCTGGTGTGCTAGGTGGACTCGCCATTGGCCATATCCTGCACTCATATAAATTTGGCTGGTTCATGAGCATCTTTCACTATTTTACTTAA